From a region of the Mercurialis annua linkage group LG1-X, ddMerAnnu1.2, whole genome shotgun sequence genome:
- the LOC126674784 gene encoding uncharacterized protein At4g04980: MSPTGSFCGLKPLLFCHRKLSRFEIVKNAHLPKSQNKKEMKGPKMERSRRCTGNFILMMELRRKIYTFRDIMDLLPCDGTESINELVARTIKDLYKFQPEIITRSQLSELKEASLDKVLLYFCEALRTTGDLWTKNQDWMDKVTFDMFHTNEKFISEKLVEKALASLNCIIKVAKEKYDLMDEDEDEDDHIKNSQPDSAFGKMITDNYSGSYSPSFCGSPVTPTSVLPQFMASPCSDEYSNSSCSSPLLRSLRVQAVGKLNPIDLKRLAFHMPPNFGVHDSIAVNLKSNVDEDTVTESEKDCKCSNQSNSDDEMMFEMEANSNSDVVKAVNLDDATEKLAANSEVTEVLMPPPILLSTQIPPPPPIPPPLPPTLQVKVVTSLPPSEPLPTPMLLLNVAAPPPPPPPPPPPVLQSNVAAPPPPPPPPPPALQPTIVAQLPPSPPLPPLPPPPPPALQPTTVAHLPPSPPFPPPPPPPPPPMLQSNIAASGAQLPLPSLQQTPPPPPPPPMPQLNNISAVALPPPPPPPPPMTSATATLPRPPPPPLKTSGTTAPPPPPPPGMSAKGSMPLPPPPPMPLGNGAAPPPPPPGAARSLRPKKAQTKLRRSSQMGNLYRVLKGKLEGGNPNAKSANGRKASAPSNGSGKQGMADALAEMTKRSSYFLQIEEDVQKYSKSITELKTSISTFKTKDMTELIKFHQHVESILAHLSDETQVLARFEGFPQKKLEAMRTAAALFSKLNGILSELQNWKIVTPLGQLLDKNERYFTKIKGELETMERTKDEESKKFQSHNIEFDFHILVQIKESMVDVSSNSMELALKESRESKATESKKVNAKMLWRAFQFAFKVYTFAGGHDDRADKLTRELAQAIETDPHHH, encoded by the exons ATGAGTCCTACTGGCAGTTTCTGCGGTTTGAAGCCATTACTTTTTTGTCATCGTAAACTTTCCAGATTCGAG ATAGTGAAAAACGCTCACCTACCTAAGAGTCAGAATAAGAAGGAAATGAAAGGACCGAAGATGGAACGTTCTCGCCGGTGCACCGGAAACTTTATCCTGATGATGGAACTCAGGAGGAAGATCTATACTTTCAGGGACATCATGGACCTGCTACCATGTGATGGCACTGAAAGCATAAATGAA TTAGTGGCGAGAACCATTAAAGACCTGTACAAGTTTCAACCTGAAATCATAACAAGAAGCCAATTGTCAGAACTTAAGGAGGCATCACTTGACAAGGTTCTGCTCTACTTCTGTGAAGCTCTGAGAACTACCGGAGATTTGTGGACCAAGAATCAGGATTGGATGGACAAAGTTACATTTGACATGTTTCACACTAATGAGAAATTCATTTCAGAAAAACTTG TTGAAAAGGCATTGGCATCACTAAATTGCATAATCAAAGTAGCAAAGGAAAAATATGATTTGATGGATGAAGACGAAGACGAAGACGACCATATTAAAAACAGTCAACCAGATTCCGCATTCGGAAAAATGATAACGGATAATTATTCGGGGAGCTATAGCCCATCATTTTGTGGTTCTCCTGTGACTCCAACTTCTGTTCTTCCTCAGTTTATGGCTTCTCCTTGTTCTGATGAATATTCTAACAGTTCTTGCTCATCGCCGCTTCTTCGGTCATTGAGAGTTCAAGCTGTCGGAAAACTGAACCCGATTGATTTAAAACGCCTCGCGTTTCACATGCCTCCGAATTTCGGTGTGCATGATAGCATTGCTGTGAATCTGAAGAGCAATGTGGATGAAGATACAGTGACAGAATCGGAAAAAGATTGCAAATGCTCGAACCAGAGCAACTCTGATGATGAGATGATGTTCGAAATGGAAGCGAACAGTAATTCTGATGTAGTAAAAGCTGTAAATCTTGATGATGCAACTGAGAAATTAGCTGCAAATAGTGAAGTCACAGAGGTTCTAATGCCGCCGCCTATTTTATTGTCAACTCAAATACCGCCACCGCCGCCTATTCCTCCACCATTGCCACCCACATTGCAAGTCAAAGTGGTAACATCACTGCCCCCATCTGAACCACTGCCAACACCTATGCTGCTATTAAATGTAGCAGCTCCGCCTcctcctccaccaccaccaccaccacctgtGCTGCAATCAAATGTAGCAGCTCCTCCTCCACCACCACCTCCGCCACCACCTGCTCTGCAACCAACTATAGTAGCTCAGCTACCACCATCCCCGCCTCTGCCACCTTTACCCCCACCCCCACCACCTGCTCTACAACCAACTACCGTAGCTCACCTACCACCATCCCCACCATTTCCACCTCCGCCTCCGCCTCCACCACCTCCAATGCTGCAGTCCAATATAGCAGCATCAGGTGCTCAGTTGCCACTACCATCTCTGCAACaaacaccaccaccaccacctccaccgCCTATGCCTCAGCTCAACAATATATCAGCAGTGGCATTGCCGCCGcctccaccaccacctccacctATGACATCTGCTACAGCTACATTGCCACGGCCACCACCTCCGCCACTTAAGACATCAGGAACTACAGCaccacctccaccaccaccTCCCGGAATGTCAGCAAAAGGATCCATGCCATTGCCACCACCACCCCCTATGCCACTAGGAAATGGAGCCGCTCCACCACCTCCTCCACCGGGTGCAGCAAGATCCTTACGCCCCAAGAAAGCTCAGACTAAACTGAGAAGATCAAGCCAAATGGGAAATTTGTACAGGGTGCTCAAGGGTAAGTTAGAAGGTGGAAACCCTAACGCTAAATCGGCGAATGGACGAAAAGCTTCAGCTCCAAGTAATGGCTCAGGAAAGCAAGGAATGGCTGATGCTCTGGCAGAGATGACAAAGAG ATCATCGTACTTCCTGCAAATCGAAGAAGATGTTCAAAAGTATTCAAAGTCGATTACCGAGTTGAAAACCAGCATCAGTACTTTCAAAACTAAGGACATGACCGAGCTGATCAAGTTCCACCAGCATGTTGAATCCATTCTTGCACATTTGAGTGATGAAACTCAG GTTCTCGCAAGGTTCGAAGGTTTTCCGCAGAAAAAGCTGGAAGCAATGAGGACTGCAGCAGCATTATTCTCAAAGTTGAATGGCATCCTTTCTGAACTACAGAATTGGAAAATAGTCACTCCCTTAGGCCAACTTCTCGACAAAAATGAACGTTACTTTACTAAG ATCAAAGGAGAATTGGAGACCATGGAGAGAACTAAAGATGAGGAATCAAAGAAATTTCAAAGTCACAACATTGAATTTGACTTCCATATTCTTGTGCAAATCAAGGAATCAATGGTGGATGTTTCTTCTAACAGCATGGAACTAGCACTCAAG GAAAGCAGAGAATCAAAAGCAACAGAAAGTAAAAAAGTGAATGCTAAAATGCTTTGGAGGGCTTTTCAATTTGCATTCAAAGTTTATACATTTGCCGGCGGACATGATGATCGTGCCGACAAGCTGACCAGGGAGTTGGCTCAAGCAATAGAGACTGATCCTCATCaccattaa
- the LOC126665772 gene encoding 60S ribosomal protein L18a-like protein, whose amino-acid sequence MTEEGKNRGVTGNPQSPYYGTFQGVANYYPSVPPPPPHPVVGFPQPVPPHGTNPNHPPYYYGYNNNIIPTGYAVIEARPFIERRLQCCGLGMGWFLFILGFIFGGIPWYIGTFILLFVQVDYREKPGYVACAIGSILAIIAVTLGATKGAHAW is encoded by the exons aTGACCGAAGAAGGGAAGAACAGGGGCGTTACCGGCAACCCACAGAGTCCGTACTACGGCACTTTTCAGGGCGTCGCCAACTATTACCCTTCCGTTCCACCGCCACCTCCTCATCCGGTCGTCGGTTTCCCTCAGCCGGTTCCACCTCACGGCACAAACCCTAATCACCCTCCTTATTATTACGGCTACAACAATAACATTATTCCAACAG GCTATGCAGTGATTGAAGCTAGACCGTTCATTGAACGAAGGCTTCAGTGCTGCGGTCTCGGCATGGGATGGTTCTT GTTTATTCTTGGTTTCATTTTTGGTGGCATTCCGTGGTATATTGGGACTTTTATTCTACTATTTGTGCAAGTCGACTACAGAGAAAAACCTGGATATGTTGCGTGTGCAATAGGT TCAATTCTTGCGATAATTGCTGTTACGCTTGGTGCAACAAAGGGAGCTCACGCCTGGTGA
- the LOC126665771 gene encoding polyphenol oxidase, chloroplastic-like, which translates to MASLTFSTSTFLRNPNLISLPQNQKLAHVNNSRVIACKGDDHDHDHHKNPSTRRDVLLGLGGLYGATTFGNSLALASPVSAPDLTNCGKADLPTGAIPTNCCPPKSTTILDFKPPSNPLLRIRPAAHLVDERYLAKYSRAVELMKALPDDDPRSFKQQANVHCAYCDGAHDQVGFPNLDLQVHNCWLFFPFHRYYLYFHERILGKLIDDPTFALPYWNWDSPAGMQMPAMYANPKSPLYDRFRNKNHQPPTLLDLDYNGTENPSSKQEQLSSNLTIMYRQMVSNSKTASLFLGSPYRAGDEPEPGAGSIENIPHGPVHIWCGDNTQPNRENMGNFYSAARDPIFFGHHSNVDRMWTIWKTLGGNRRTEFTNSDWLNAEFLFYDENANPVRVKVRDCLDTKKLGYTYQEVDVPWLNSKPRPRKLSKKVADNRNFGQVALAAEIKNSTPIRSANSFPLTLNKTITTLVKRPKKSRTKNEKEDEEEILVINGIELENDSVVKFDVYVNDEDDLLATRPDNSEFAGSFVNVPRKHKHGKKMKTCLRLGLTDLLEDLGAEDDDSVVVALVPRSGKGVKIGGIKIEFTRD; encoded by the coding sequence ATGGCTTCTTTAACTTTTTCAACATCGACCTTCCTAAGAAATCCCAACTTAATTTCCTTACCCCAAAATCAAAAATTAGCTCATGTTAATAATTCTAGAGTAATTGCATGCAAAGGTGATGATCATGATCATGATCATCACAAAAACCCTAGCACTAGAAGAGACGTTCTACTAGGTCTCGGTGGCCTATATGGCGCAACCACTTTCGGCAATTCGTTAGCCTTGGCTAGCCCAGTCTCAGCCCCTGACCTAACCAACTGTGGCAAAGCTGACTTACCAACCGGTGCCATACCCACAAATTGTTGCCCTCCGAAATCTACAACCATCTTAGATTTCAAACCACCTTCGAACCCTTTATTGCGTATCAGACCAGCAGCTCATTTAGTTGATGAACGCTACCTAGCTAAATATTCTAGAGCTGTTGAGCTCATGAAAGCTCTACCCGATGATGATCCACGTAGCTTTAAGCAGCAAGCTAATGTTCATTGTGCTTATTGTGATGGTGCTCATGATCAAGTAGGGTTTCCAAATTTAGACCTTCAAGTTCATAATTGTTggcttttttttccttttcatagATATTATCTTTATTTCCATGAAAGAATCTTGGGTAAATTGATTGATGATCCGACTTTTGCTTTGCCTTACTGGAACTGGGATTCTCCGGCCGGCATGCAAATGCCGGCCATGTATGCTAACCCTAAATCTCCACTCTATGATCGGTTCCGTAACAAGAATCACCAACCTCCGACACTACTCGATCTTGATTATAACGGAACCGAAAACCCTAGTTCGAAGCAAGAACAATTATCTAGCAATCTTACTATTATGTATAGACAAATGGTTTCTAATAGCAAGACTGCTAGTCTTTTTCTCGGCAGTCCTTACCGCGCGGGCGACGAACCTGAACCTGGGGCCGGCTCCATTGAGAATATCCCGCACGGTCCGGTTCATATCTGGTGTGGAGATAACACTCAACCAAATCGTGAAAACATGGGAAATTTCTACTCAGCTGCTAGAGATCCAATCTTTTTCGGTCATCACTCTAACGTTGATCGAATGTGGACAATTTGGAAAACCCTAGGAGGCAACAGAAGAACTGAGTTCACTAACTCGGATTGGCTCAACGCAGAATTTCTTTTTTATGATGAGAACGCGAATCCGGTTCGTGTTAAGGTTAGAGATTGCCTTGACACTAAAAAACTCGGGTATACTTATCAAGAAGTTGATGTTCCATGGCTTAATTCTAAGCCAAGACCAAGAAAATTATCCAAGAAAGTGGCGGATAATAGAAATTTTGGTCAGGTGGCACTTGCAGCTGAAATAAAGAACTCGACACCAATTAGGTCAGCTAACTCATTTCCATTAACATTAAACAAAACCATCACTACTTTGGTTAAAAGGCCGAAGAAATCAAGAACCAAGAATGAAAAAGAAGACGAAGAGGAGATTTTGGTGATAAATGGGATAGAATTAGAGAACGATTCAGTTGTGAAATTTGATGTGTATGTTAATGATGAAGATGATCTACTTGCTACTCGGCCGGATAATTCCGAGTTCGCCGGCAGTTTTGTGAATGTTCCTCGTAAGCATAAACATGGCAAGAAAATGAAGACGTGTTTGAGATTAGGGCTTACTGATTTGTTGGAGGATTTAGGAGCTGAAGATGATGATAGCGTTGTTGTAGCTTTGGTTCCTAGATCTGGTAAAGGTGTTAAAATTGGTGGCATCAAGATTGAGTTTACTCGAGATTAA